TTTCAACTTGAGGTATCGCAACATCCCTCATCCCTATTAAAAATTAAGGGGTTGTTCTCACCCCCTTTAAggggttgcagttacggggatgcaGAGATCGTAAAAGTTGTTACCCCTCGGATCAAAAATTGACATGTCCGagcaattttcaacattttcattttgaagccggaaaattgacgtgttaacttttcgttggaccacactgtatgtGATTAATGTTGCAATCTACTTTGAAAACATTCCATATTGTAAAGCTAAATGCTGAGGGACCTTAGGTCGATGGTCATTTGCTTATAGGAGAGTAAATGACGTGTCCTATTTCATCTCGAAGTTCTATATCTGCGAAATAAAAGCCTTCAGCCCAAGTAATTTCATATAATTCCTGACTGCCTCGTATATTCCTCAAATAACGACACGAAAATAGTTCCTCATTAAAATGATGCAAGGATCATTTCCCACCGAGGATGGATTGTGATTGAAATCAGCAATTTCCCTCGGTGCAAATTCTTATTTGCGCCGAGTGCATAAACTATAAGCGTACGTTCCTGCATTGAAATGAAGAATGGCCACATTCATCCATCTGCGCGACAAGAATTATTACAACAAAGTCGTGCTGTAACTATCAATGCCGAatgccgaatttttctcttaGGATGGGTATTTTGTCATCAGGGCCGAAGTGCAGCTTCATCTCGTGGACTTTTGTCTCAAATTTGTACAGAATGTTCAGTAGCGATTTCGAGGGATTTTCCATCCAAGTATAACTCTGCGCATGTGAGCGAAGATGGGGCAAAAACAAGTTAAAAAATGCTTAAAATTTCACCCCTACTAGTTCTACTACTTCTATGAAAAAAGACATACGACgctgtattgatatctagttaacctagaccagttccgtgcataaaaaaaatattgtgttaccatagcaacgaacaatgactcattagaagtgtcagtgtgaagttttaaaattgtaaaccagagttacgcaataaattaaaagaaagaagatccaccgaaattgtgaaaatcgaaaaattgtagtatcgagccatcatcaagtacctatattcaaaagggttgagaggtaagcagatctACGAAGATATGCCTaataaccttggtgatcaatgtccttcgtatgagaccttgaaaaattggactgcattCAAAAGAGgtatattttccattgaagatgatgaccgatagggaaggccagtttctgtgtcagtctccgaaaatatcgatgcagttcatgacatgattttatcagaccgtcgaattgggctaaaacggatatctgaagcactgaatatttcatacgaacgcgttcatcatatagttgacgtcaatttggacatgagaaaagttactgcaaaatggatccccaaatgtttgaatgttgaccaaaaacgtgcaggggtagaagcatcgcgttcgatctgagctcgatttgaaaacgatgtagacttcttaaaccgaattgttactatggatgagacctgggtacatttctacgatccaaaaacaaagcaacaatcgatggaatggcgacactctggttctccaagacctaagaagtttcgtgtcaaaaaatctgctggaaaagttcttgcttcagtttttgggattgccatggtgtaatcatgattgattttttggataagggtagaacaataaccggagattactattcgacattattaaccactctacgggattaaattaaagagaagagacgcggaaagctatccaaaggtgttttgttttcacaggacaacgcccctgcatacaaatctcatgttgatatgcaaaaacttcgtgatttagggttttaattactagaacaccccccttattcaccagatttggctccatccgactatcatctctttcctcaactgaaaaaagtttaaaaggtcgtaagttttcttccaacgaggaggtaataaaagctgtggaagtctggtttgcagagcaagaagaaacatttattttgaaaggtcttgagacgttgcaggtttgctgtaataaatgtattcaattaggaggagaatatgttgattaataaaataatttgatattgaaattttgttcggttctatagtaggctaagaatttttcaatatatcctcctaTTCCAtgattattcatttcattttcaagatgaatcaatattttgtttgacattaaataTCTGCATATATGGATAATTCACTTCATCATTTACATACAAATTATATATTAGGAGTATTAATtgatttatttgaaaataaaatgaatcaaCAGATCATTCAAAGTATTCTCCATCACTGGCTACTACTTCTTTTCTACCCCTGAAGCAACTTTCGAATTTCATCTCGAAAAACTGCAACAGATTGAAAAAGATCCTCACTTCTCAACCTTAATTAAGTTACCATCCATTTCTATTGAACCCTTGAAGACTTTATCAAATGATTTCAACCAATCTCCCCCTGTATCATTCTCATTTGCAAAAACTCAAGGCGACTCGCCAATTCCCACAAAGCCAGACCTGTTTCCCTGCCGTAACGCCAATCGAGCCAAACTAACGATCGCTGACGGAAAAGTAAAAGTGGCCACGAACTCCTTCGCAGAAAAACCCACGGTTTTGGATATATAACATTTTGTAGAGGTGTCCGATTTGGTCACGGCGTAGGAGTCGACTTTTTCGACGATCCTGAGAGGTTGTTATGAATGCCAAGCGTACAATTGTTCGATTTTTGTATTCCGCAGATAAGCAGCATCATCTACTGGTTATGTTACGTTGAACTCTAGTTAAAGCGACTTTTCTTACCCAATATGGAAGGAAAGGATGGAGGATAAGTGCCTGGCAATTTAGACGCAAACATGCGTTGGTGTTTTATCGAAAGCtcatttaccattcgcaatgtGGAGCTGAATAAAAGTTTTGCGCCCAAGAAATACTATAAGGAGTTGAAACAACTGCCATACCCCTCTTTTTTTTTAAGGATAAGGACGTGAGTAATGCTCTCATGGGCCTGGACATTCATAGCAACCCTTATGAGCGGTTTACGTAGagttcctaagaactaagacctaagaCAGTCACTTGAACTTAATCTGTGGTTGTTTCTTTCTTTATCCGATGTGAATCTCTGATCAGAGAGATTTTTCTAGCACAAAACATATGCTTTCTCAAAGAATCGATGTGGTTTTTGGCTCATGTCTGACAAAAATCTACAAAATTttgcagaaaaaatatttctctgatACTTCAAGGTGTTGTTGATAACAGATGTACGACGTCTTATGTCTGTCACTTTCGGCATGAATTTCTGGTTTGGTCATCCTTTTCCAACTGGCCGAAAATGACTTAGATATAATActgatttttcctgaaatctcAGAATAGTAGATACTGCCAAAAATTGCTTTCCGAAGTTCTCTTCTTGAAAGTGAGACCCATCGCATTTTACGAAAGAGGTGGATTCCACATATTATCTGACCTGATTGTCTACGATCTCCTTAACCTCGAGACTTGCCATATAAAGGTGCCTACCATTTAAAGCTCGAAAGAGAAAGAGGCAAAGACACAACATTACACAATGTTTGATCATCACTAACTATTGGTTGGGAAGAcgtctttcttttttttctttgctTTCCATTTACTGGCAGTAAAATACTAACCAGGAGGATTTCCTAAATGTTCAATATATCCCAGGAACAGCTTTAAAGAAAGAAAAACGATTTTAAGGTAGATAAATAGGGtggatctttgactcgtacacatattttaactgtagattcttgaggtgagaaaaaaacatttttttccataccatttttcccgatttGTTCCTTACAAAGAAATATagacatttcaagttttcataatgagctttgtCACCCCTGGGGAAATAaaattcagaataacaagctgaatctatgacgtTACACATATttggatcttttaaaccgagttgcattcagctaaagtacccaattttccaaagatcacagatatttttcatttttgaacatcaaattactcgaaaacgactcattatacgagaaaataattaatttaacAAAACTACAtcagatagtgtccaactttgtttcaagagttgggttctttgaattgttggtatttttatggtacgtaatggccataatgagaaaactggaagacgtgggtgataccttgtgttcgaaaaagattcatcaaataaatgaaaaacttcattaagaaattcatttctttcgataaaaccgtttgtgagatagaactgaaagtagcattttttatggtttttcaacagcctccatctttcaaaccgagctgtttcgaaaaaatggtgaaggaaaaaagtgtttcttctgacttcaagaatctactgttgaaatatttgtacgagtcaaagtctcaacCTGTATACTTCTCCACAGTTGTAAAGTTCAGATAATTTGTGACTGTTTCAGAAGTTGCACATTTTCGTCCACCAAGTGTTAATTTATTAACGAgaaatcaaatatttattttcttatATCTTCATGGTTCTTTTGATCCCAATTAAATAACTTTTTTAATTCCTGTCGTGTCCTGTTTTGGataaaaaaattggaacttttcaAACAGTCTCAAAACTTCTAAACTTCCTCAACTTTTGCTAGTAGTATAtacaaatatcgattgaaatttattctgggaggattctgcatttcctaaAACTTTTTAGGATTTTCACTTCCAATCtctaaaacaaaatcaattaaaaaatgaaataaatgattTGCTCCTTCGTAAATTCCTGCACCAacttgtcaggagcaaatcaactagaaaaaattgttgcctgacaatgaactgaaaataaagaacgttgaaattataattttattttgtaaCAATATAATGTCaaacagaagatacaattcagaggattttcgaaaattgatttccgtctgatatagactccgaaacgttacaatataaaattataatttcaacgttctttatttccagttcattgtcaggcaacgaatttttctagttgatttgctcctgacaagtTGGTGCAGCAATTTACGAAGGAACAAATcgttaatttcatttttaattaattttgtttcagagattgggagtgaaaaccctataCAAAAAGTATATACAAATGTTTGCTTTCATCTCAACCTTTACAATTAAAGTTTAAATAGTTATCTGTACCATTGGAATGATCTATACTTCAACTATACTTGAAGGGATAACAATGCAAAAGAATCTCTGCAAATTAACAATTTATACAATGACTTCCCAACTCTAAAATCGACTTGTGAAGGAGAATCAAcagaaatccataaaaaatcttCAGGGTAATCTCCATTACAGTTCTTATTTTGTTTAGATCCCTATCAGAGCTCCATACGCTCGCAAACAACTCACGCAAGACTTCACCCTCAAGCCCACCATAATATCTCGTTACAAACGAGAAAAAACGAGCAAAATCAGAACGAACACTACACCCGTAGGCCGTACCCCTCCTCGCTATCCCTGTCTTCGATCAGTTCCACTCAGCGATCAATCCCGGGTTATTTAAAAACTACGGGCATTAAATCCTCACTTTTAATTGGCCATACATGCCAAATCTGGTTAATTCGCCGCTGAGATCAGATGAATCGATAAGCGGTGGGGTCTATCACGCGGAAAAGTTTCAACGGTGGAGATTAAATAAATTTACACGTCAAAATAACTGAAGTTAATTATAGCATGGGAATACGGGATCATGGCGGGCTCTGCCTGGAGAGGTTGTGACAGCAAAGGACGCCGCATCCTCTCGGTTGACTGCTACACCTACACAGCCGTGAAGAGTGAAGACAGAGGCGAAACTTGCGGTAGGCACAAAATATCTCAGTTTGCCAAGTATAAAAAAGTATGAGTATTTTAATGGCGAAAAATAACTAATTCGGAACTAAGCAAACTAGCCAGCCTATTCAAGAACcacagtgtttcttttgacttaaaccgaattggtactatggatgagacttgagtacatttcgaagatccaaaaacaaagcaacaatcgatggaatggcgacactctggttctccaagacctaagaagtttcgtgtccaaaaatctgctggaaaagttcttgcttcagttttttgggattaccatggagtaatcatgattgattttttggataagggtacaaTAATAaatggagattactattcgacatcactgaccactctacgggaaaaaattgaagagaaaagacgcggaaagcgatccaaaggtgttttgtttttgcaggacaacgcccctgcacacaaatctcatgttgccatgcaaaaaattcgtgatttagggtttgaattactaaaccCCCCtcccttattcgccagatttgggtccatccgactatcatctctttcctcaactgaaaaaagtttaaaaggtcgtaaattttcttccaacgtggaggtaatcaaagctgtggaggtctggtttgcagatcaagaagaaacattttttttgaaaggtccagAGAATTCTGAACTCCGATGAACGCCCATGCAGTATGAAACTTGTTTGGGGATTAGGAAATATATATCTCACAAAACTCCATGAGATGAGGATTCAGCAGGATAATTGTtattaattcattcattatgCATCCAAACAGATAACATATTTCGATCAAAGCACAATCAAGAAATcatcgtaatgaaagacatcaaaGCATCTCGTCATTTCCAACCACTGAGATATCTTAATTCGAATTATTTATCTGCATTGACAGTCACTGGAgtaaaattatttcgaaatattccTTGCTAATTGAAATCGCTTCGTGTACTCGAGCATAACTCATCTGGAACGATTTGAGCCAGCCTGAGGACGCAAATTCAAATGATTTAAACGGTCGGTATGTACATTTAGTAAGGCGATATTTTAATGGTAGATTTCCATAACATGAGCTCCtctcgaaaaaattcaatattagaTGTTTTTCAAGAACCGACAAGGTCGTAAAGGGTCAGTGCTCTCCAAGGTCCACCAAGGACGTTTTCCATTCCCCGTgaaatagtaataataataatgtaggATTCGCATTTTGACGATGTTAATATTGCATATAAATATTTCAGTACCTGAGGGCAACAACATGATGCCCACTCAGGTGGGGATTATATATGTGATGTTGGGGGACAAATTTATTATGTTCTGTATGAGAAAAGTTGTGAAATTGATAAGGGTTCATGGTTTCAGTCCTTGGGTAATATTTTAGCGGTGGTGTGATCTCAAAAACAACGTAAAAGTGAATAAGAAGAACAATATCAGGAATATGGACTTTATTGACTTTATTACAGGTACTCTGACGTTTCGAGGACTTCTTTCACCTTCATCAAGGCTAGTTGTCGAACAATTTTAATCTGGAAATTTCTGGTAAAAGTAATCTGAGTCAAGGCAAAAGGAAGTACATGTAAACTTTAGGTTgggagaaaatttacgaccttttaaaatttttttcagttaaggaaagatgatagtcggagtcaaatctggtgaataagggggggtttagtaattcaaaccttaaatcacgaattttttgcatggcaacatgagattcgtgtgcaggggcgttgtcctgcaaaatcaaaacacctttggatagctttacgcgtcttttctcttttattttttcctgtagagtggtcagtaatgtcgaatagtaatctctggtgattgttctacccttatccaaaaaatcaatcatgattactccatggcaaccGCAAAagactgaagcaagaacttttccagcagatttttgtacacgaaacttcttaagtcttggagaaccagagtgtcgccattccatcgattgttgctttgtttttggatcgtagaaatgtacccaagtctcatccatagtaacaattcggtttaagaagtctacatcggtGTCAAATCGAGCACATCTCAATTCCTCCAAATGGGAACATATAGCAATACAGAAATGACAAATACTTGGGAATTCGTAACCAGAATATTGTGTATTTATACGATGCTTGAGCGTAAAACCATTGGATAAACCAATCCTCAGAacggaaatttcaattattcctTGGATATAATTTGCGCCTTACAATAGGCTTTCAACAATACAATGGTTGGTTTCCTCAAGTTTAGGATGAAATATCCCCATGTAGCATATTTTCCTCATGATCTAACTAGTTGAATATCTATTAGATATCCAATAGACATTTTTACCGATTCTCCAACTATATACAACTTAATTATTACTTCTTTTTTTGCATTCACACCTGCATCATCAGAAAAtacttttgaattttctcaatACATAGATGGTTTTCCAGTAGAATACAAAATaaaacaagaaatttcaacATTATGATGAAGAACAAATCTATAGATCATGCTCTATTCATGCTTCTGAgcagaaatatttcaagaaaatacTCATATGGAATAGCCCTGATGTGATGCAATGATATATTCTTCAATCTTAAGAGATCCCATGAAGTTTTATAATAGCAGATGTAAATGAAGAAATATACCTATATCTAAAATCTGAACTCATTTATTTCGGTACATAAACTGTGAAAAAACTCTGATTtttataaaattaaaatatggATTTGCTCTGTTGTACTCGTTCTAATACATAAAAGATTTTCAATCAAACTGAAAGACAATTTTCAATTCGTAATCCATCATTAGTTTGACTGTCGTCAACCATATGTATTCAACACTTTCATACTCTTCAAATCAAATCTTTAATTGAAGAAAACGTTAAACTGCTGTCTCCAATCTCTTCGAACTCAAGTATTTCATGTGTAGGTCTCTCAATAAGTCCCAAAACACTAAACACAATGCACCGTGTGGCGCTAGCCTCATATAATTTGGTCCAATTCCCTTGTAGAATCCCTGAAATCCTTCCGCCCTCCATATTTTCAAGAAACAGTCGCCAAGCCCCTTATAAAGAAGACCTTTACCGGAAGCGTCAACACCTGGAAATATTGTACGTGACTACAGAACTTTTAAGAGTGAAACACCCACCTTGATTGTAAAGTCTGGTTGACACCAAGTCAAATGGGGTGATTGCTACTGTCTGGAAAATGGTACTGACGAAACCAGCACTGATGGAAGCAAGCAAGGGATTGGTCCTCATTGGCTCGTATTCTTTAAGCATGTCTTTGGTTACAGCGAAACTGGTGAGTTGGGCAGAAGATCCTACGAGTGCCCTTAGCACTGTTCCAGAAACTCCCCTCCACAGTCCTCGTATCTGAAGACAATCGGAATTCGAAATGATAGGTTTTCAAGGCTACTGAACAATTCACACAAGGCTAATGCATTTACCAGCCAAGCCTAATCAATAACTCACCCCTTGAGCACTGTATATACTCCTCACAGCAACCAAAACACCTTGGTGGTGATGCTGATGCCCTACTGCAATTTGCCGAGCAGCTTGGGACTGCAACTGTGTCTTAATCATGAAAAGAGGACTTCCTACGAATGCTCCAGCTGCTCCTGTCGACGCACTGGCGATAAAACTCCTATACATTATGGTTTTCCCCTTATCGTCCGTCAAATAACCTTCATCTTGAAGCAGTGAATACAGTCCTAACCTAATACTATTCCTCAATGAATGCAGCATGAGAGCAGCCCCTAAACCTTTTTGAAGACCTCGGATTCCTTCGTTTTTGGCTACCACGTAAGCTGCATGAACAGTGTTCTTGTAAAAGACCGCATGTTTGCCCTTGGCTTGAAGTTCACCCTGTAGCTGCATCCTGGTCTTCAGTACGTCGAAAGGGTTGCTAAATAGGGCGGCTCCGGAGGCTGCTAGGCCTCCTATGATGAAATCCATGTCGTAAGAATGCCTATGTCCTTTTTGGATGCGATTCTGAATGGTTACCTcacttttttcgtataatgGTGTCCCATTTTCTGCAAAATGAAGATTTTTGAGGAGATTAAGGCATTTTTTGCCTCAATATTCATCATAATTTCTACGAAATTTGAGAATCCATCTGTTCATTTGAGATCTCAGTACATTTGAAAGAACGCGACACAAAAAACTCGTTATTTGATtacttgaaaactaattgaaCTAAATGTGTCATGATTTTAGcgaaaaataat
Above is a window of Coccinella septempunctata chromosome 5, icCocSept1.1, whole genome shotgun sequence DNA encoding:
- the LOC123314161 gene encoding solute carrier family 25 member 35-like, which gives rise to MDFIIGGLAASGAALFSNPFDVLKTRMQLQGELQAKGKHAVFYKNTVHAAYVVAKNEGIRGLQKGLGAALMLHSLRNSIRLGLYSLLQDEGYLTDDKGKTIMYRSFIASASTGAAGAFVGSPLFMIKTQLQSQAARQIAVGHQHHHQGVLVAVRSIYSAQGIRGLWRGVSGTVLRALVGSSAQLTSFAVTKDMLKEYEPMRTNPLLASISAGFVSTIFQTVAITPFDLVSTRLYNQGVDASGKGLLYKGLGDCFLKIWRAEGFQGFYKGIGPNYMRLAPHGALCLVFWDLLRDLHMKYLSSKRLETAV